In the genome of Agromyces sp. CF514, the window CCACCGGAGGAACCACCGCATGATCGAGTACCGCTCCATCCGAGTCGGCCTCCTCGGAGCCGGCTCGGTCGGCTCGCAGGTCGCCCGTCTCCTCCTCGAGCACGGCGACGAGCTCGCGCAGCGCATCGGCGCGCGCATCGAGCTCGTCGGCATCGCGGTGCGCGACGTCGACGCGAAGCGCGACGTCGAGCTGCCCCGGGAGCTCCTGACCACCGATGCCGACGCGCTCATCCTCGGATCCGACATCGTCATCGAGCTCATGGGCGGCCTCGAGCCGGCGCGCACGCTCGTGCTGCAGGCGATCGCATCGGGTGCCGACGTGGTCACCGGCAACAAGGCCCTGCTCGCGACCCACGGCCCCGAGCTCTTCGCCGCAGCCGAGCAGGTCGGTGCGCAGCTCTCGTACGAGGCCGCCGTCGGCGGTGCGATCCCGATCCTGCGGCCGCTGCGCGAGAGCCTCGCCGGCGACCGCGTCGAGCGCATCCTCGGCATCGTGAACGGCACGACGAACTTCATCCTCGACCGCATGGACACCACGGGCGCCTCCCTCGAAGACGCCCTCGCGACCGCGACCGAGCTCGGCTACGCCGAGGCGGATCCCACGGCCGACATCGGCGGCTACGACGCCGCGCAGAAGGCGGCGATCCTCGCGAGCATCGCCTTCCACACCAACGTGCCCGTCGAGGCCGTGCACCGCGAGGGCATCACCGAGGTGAGCGCCGCCCAGGTCGACTCGGCACGTCGCGCGGGCTTCGTCGTGAAGCTCCTCGCCATCTGCGAGCGCCTCGTCGACGCCGAGACCGGCGAAGAGGGCGTCTCCGCCCGCGTGTACCCGGCGCTCGTGCCGCGCGAACACCCGCTCGCGTCGGTGCGCGGCGCGAACAACGCGGTCTTCGTCGAGGCATCCGCCGCCGGTCCGCTGATGTTCTACGGCGCAGGCGCCGGCGGAGTGCAGACCGCGTCGGCCGTGCTCGGCGACCTCGTGGCCATCGCCCGTCGTCACGTCATCGGCGGCCCCGGCATGGCCGAGTCCACGCACGCCGAGCTGCCGATGTTCGACATCGGCCGCATCACCACGCGCTATGCGATCACGCTCGAGGTCGTCGACGAGCCCGGCGTGCTCGAGCGCATCGCACGCGTCTTCAGCGAGCACGGCGTGTCCGTCGAGCAACTCCAGCAGACGGTGAGCGGAGGCTCCGAGCGGGCTACGCTGGTGATCGGGACGCACGAGGCGACGGAGTCCGCGCTCGCCGAGACCGTCACCTCCCTCGCCGAGAACCCCGTCGTCGCATCAGTCGCGTCCGTCCTCCGAGTCGAAGGAGCATTGTGAACACCCCCATCACCCCCAAGGCCGATTCGCGTCAATGGCGCGGCGTCATCCGCGAGTACGCCGATCGACTCGACGTCACCGAGGCCACGCCGGTCGTCACGCTCGGCGAGGGCGGCACGCCGCTCCTGCCCGCGCCGGCGCTCTCGCGCCGGACGGGCGCCGACGTGTGGGTCAAGTACGAGGGCATGAACCCGACCGGCTCCTTCAAGGACCGCGGCATGACCATGGCCGTCACGAAGGCCGTCGAGCGCGGCGCGAAGGTCGTCATCTGCGCCTCGACGGGCAACACGTCGGCGTCGGCCGCCGCCTACGCGACGCACGCGGGCATCAAGGCCGCCGTGCTCGTGCCCGAGGGCAAGATCGCGATGGGCAAGCTGAGCCAGGCCATCGCCCACAACGGCGAGCTGCTGCAGGTGCAGGGCAACTTCGACGACTGCCTCGACATCGCCCGCGACCTCGCGGCGAACTACCCGGTGCACCTCGTCAACTCGGTCAACAACGACCGCATCGAGGGGCAGAAGACGGCGGCCTTCGAGATCGTCGAGGCGCACGGCGACGCACCCGACTTCCACTTCATCCCAGTCGGCAACGCGGGCAACTACACCGCATACACGCGCGGCTACCGTGAAGACATCGCCGCGGGCAACGCCACGCGCATGCCCCGCATGTTCGGCTTCCAGGCTTCGGGCTCCGCGCCGATCGTGCGCGGCGAGCCCGTGAAGAACCCCGAGACGATCGCGAGCGCGATCCGCATCGGCAACCCCGCGTCGTGGGAGCTCGCCCTCGCGGCGCGCGACGAGACCGACGGCTACTTCGGTGCCATCGACGACGACAAGATCCTCGAGGCGCAGCGCATCCTCTCGGCCGAGGTCGGCATCTTCGTCGAGCCCGCGTCGGCCATCTCGGTCGCCGGCCTGCTCGAGCGCTCGGCCGCCGGGGTCATCCCCGCAGGCGCGCGCGTCGTGCTCACGGTCACGGGCCACGGCCTGAAGGACCCCCAGTGGGCGCTGCGCACGGCCGACGGCTCCGACGTGCAGCCCACGATCGTGCCCGTCGACACGGCACAGATCGCCGCGGTGCTCGGACTCACCTCATGAGCATGTCGACCGCACAGGCCACGACCGACCCGGTCGACCTCGTCGGACGTCGTGTCCACGTCAAGGTGCCCGCCACGAGCGCGAACCTGGGCCCCGGCTTCGACACCCTCGGGCTCGCGCTCGCGCGCTACGACGAGCTCGACGTCGAGGCGATCGACGCCGCGGCCCACGAGATCGAGGTCCACGGCGTCGGCGAGGGCGAGGTGCCGCTCGACGAGACGCACCTCGTGGTGCGCGCCATCGCGCACACGTTCGCCCGCGCGGGCGTCGAACTGCCGTCCATCCGGCTCGTGGCGAACAACAGCATCCCGCACGGCCGTGGACTCGGCTCGTCGGGTGCGGCGATCGTCGCAGGCGTGGTCGCGGCATCCGGACTCCTGCAGGGCGTCGTCGACTTCAGCGCCGACGACCTCCTCGAGATCGCGACGGAGCTCGAGGGGCACCCCGACAACGTCGCGCCGGCCCTCTTCGGCGGGCTCACGATCGCGTGGGTCACCCCCGAGGGCCCGCGGCACAAGAAGCTCATCGTGCACCGCGGCGTCTCGCCGCTCGTGCTCGTGCCCGAGCACGAGATGTCGACCGCGCTCGCTCGGTCGCTGCAGCCCGAGTCGGTCCCGCACGAAGACGCCGTGTTCAACGTGTCGCGTTCGGCGCTGCTCATCGCGGCCCTGATCCAGAGCCCCGAGCTGCTGCTCCAGGCGACCGAAGACAAGCTGCACCAGAACTACCGTGCGCAGGCGATGCCCGAGACCGACCGGCTGATCCGCGAGCTGCGTGCGGCGGGCCACCCGGCGGTGGTCTCCGGCGCCGGACCGTCGATCCTCGTGCTCGCGAGCGATCCGAGCGCACGGCTCGAGGCCATCAGGCTCGTCGAGGGCGCTGCCGAGACCGCATGGCAGCCGCTGCCGCTCGCGGTCGACTTCCTCGGCGCGACGGTCACGCCCGCGGCGGACTGACCGCGGGGAGCCGGCTCTCCGTTTCACTTCTCCACAGGCGCGTCCCGAGTCGGAGCAGCGCTCGTCGGGTGATAGCATTGACTCGCACCCGACGAGCGACGCACCGTTTGCGTTCAACGTCGCATCGTGCAATTCCCGCAATCCCATTGCTTTCGCACTCGCGCACGTCTGCGCTTCGCGCATGACCGCTGACGCGCCGGCGACCAGCTCTCCTGGGTCGGCAGCTCTTGCCACCAGGGGAAAGGAACATACCCAGTGACCAACGCACCCGACCACGCCGAACAGAGCGCGGCCAACCGCACCCGCCTTTCCGCCCTGAAGGTCGCCGAGCTCCAGGAGCTCGCCTCCTCGCTCGGCATCTCCGGCGCCTCCAAGCGCCGCAAGGGCGACCTCGTCGACCTCATCGTCGAGCACCAGGCGAGCGAGACCTCGCCCGAGGCCGACGCTCCGGCCGCGCCCGAGGCGCCCGCCGAGCAGGCCCCGGCAGCCGCCGAGCAGGCTCCGGCAGCCGCCGAGCAGGCTCCGGCAGCCGAGCAGGCCCCGGCCGAGGCGCCCGCCGAGACCGTCGTCGAGGCGGCTCCCACGGAGGCGCCCGCGGCCTCCGCCCGCACGCGCCAGGGCCGTCAGCCCCGTCGTGCGACCAGCGCGACCACCGCTGCCGCCCAGCACGCGAACGCCGGCGCCTCGGGCGTCGAGCTCGTGCCCGCGGCATCCGTCGCCGACACCGACGAGGCTCGCGAGGCCGCCCGCGCTGCCGTGCGCGAGGAACTCGCCGCGGCGACCGGTGAGGCCGGTCGTACCACGCAGGCCGACGGCGAGGCCGAGCAGCCCGCCGAGCAGCCCCGCCAGGGCCGCAGCCGCAACCGCGGACGCCGCGGAGGCGAGCGCGACCGCGCCGAGCGCGCGACCGGCGACGAGCAGAAGGACGCCGACACCCAGGGCCGTCCGAACGGCAACGGCCAGCAGGGCGGCAACGCCGGCAAGGCCGACGCGCGCAAGGGCGACGAGCAGCAGCAGGGCGGCCGACAGCAGCGCGAACGCCAGGGCGCAGACGCCGACGCCAAGCAGGGCGAGAACCGCCAGCAGCAGGGTCAGCAGAACCGCGGCGGCGGCGCCGTCGACCCGCTCGACGCCGACGGCGGCCGTCGCAACCGCTACCGCGACCGCAAGCGTCGCGGCCAGGCCGGCGGCGACGAGCTCGAGCCCGAGATCAACGACGACGACGTGCTCGTGCCCATCGCGGGCATCCTCGACGTGCTCGACAACTACGCGTTCGTGCGCACCACCGGCTACCTGCCCGGCCCGAGCGACGTCTACGTCTCGCTCGGACAGGTCAAGAAGTACAACCTGCGCAAGGGCGACGCGGTCGTCGGCTCCATCAAGCAGCCGCGCGACGGCGAGTCCAACAGCCGCCAGAAGTACAACGCCCTCGTCAAGGTCGACTCGGTCAACGGCCAGACGATCGAGGAGTCGGGCGCGCGCGTCGAGTTCCAGAAGCTGACGCCGCTGTACCCGCAGGAGCGCCTGCGCCTCGAGACCGAGCCCACCAAGCTCACGCAGCGCATCATCGACCTCGTCGCCCCGATCGGCAAGGGCCAGCGCGGCCTCATCGTCGCGCCCCCGAAGGCGGGAAAGACGATCGTGCTGCAGCAGATCGCGAACGCCATCTCGATCAACAACCCGGAGGTCCACCTCATGGTCGTGCTCGTCGACGAGCGCCCCGAAGAGGTCACCGACATGCAGCGCACGGTGAAGGGCGAGGTCATCGCCTCGACCTTCGACCGTCCGGCCGAAGACCACACGACGGTCGCCGAGCTCGCCATCGAGCGTGCGAAGCGCCTCGTCGAGCTCGGCCACGACGTCGTCGTGCTGCTCGACTCGATCACGCGCCTCGGCCGTGCCTACAACCTGGCCGCTCCCACCTCGGGCCGCATCCTGTCGGGCGGTGTCGACGCCTCGGCCCTGTACCCGCCGAAGCGCTTCTTCGGCGCCGCGCGCAACATCGAGAACGGCGGATCGCTCACGATCCTCGCGACCGCTCTCGTCGAGACCGGCTCCAAGATGGACGATGTCATCTTCGAGGAGTTCAAGGGCACCGGCAACAGCGAGCTGCGCCTGAGCCGTCAGCTCGCCGACAAGCGCATCTTCCCGGCGGTCGACGTCAACGCGTCGTCCACGCGCCGCGAGGAGATGCTGCTGAGCCCCGACGAGGTCAAGATCACCTGGAAGCTGCGTCGCGCCCTCGCGGGCCTCGACCAGCAGCCGGCGCTCGAGGCCGTGCTGGGTCGCCTGAAGGAGACCCAGTCCAACGTCGAGTTCCTCATGCTCATGCAGAAGTCGATGCCGGTCGGGGCCAACGGCCACGGCGCGTCGCACGCGAACGAG includes:
- the thrC gene encoding threonine synthase, which codes for MNTPITPKADSRQWRGVIREYADRLDVTEATPVVTLGEGGTPLLPAPALSRRTGADVWVKYEGMNPTGSFKDRGMTMAVTKAVERGAKVVICASTGNTSASAAAYATHAGIKAAVLVPEGKIAMGKLSQAIAHNGELLQVQGNFDDCLDIARDLAANYPVHLVNSVNNDRIEGQKTAAFEIVEAHGDAPDFHFIPVGNAGNYTAYTRGYREDIAAGNATRMPRMFGFQASGSAPIVRGEPVKNPETIASAIRIGNPASWELALAARDETDGYFGAIDDDKILEAQRILSAEVGIFVEPASAISVAGLLERSAAGVIPAGARVVLTVTGHGLKDPQWALRTADGSDVQPTIVPVDTAQIAAVLGLTS
- the thrB gene encoding homoserine kinase; the protein is MSMSTAQATTDPVDLVGRRVHVKVPATSANLGPGFDTLGLALARYDELDVEAIDAAAHEIEVHGVGEGEVPLDETHLVVRAIAHTFARAGVELPSIRLVANNSIPHGRGLGSSGAAIVAGVVAASGLLQGVVDFSADDLLEIATELEGHPDNVAPALFGGLTIAWVTPEGPRHKKLIVHRGVSPLVLVPEHEMSTALARSLQPESVPHEDAVFNVSRSALLIAALIQSPELLLQATEDKLHQNYRAQAMPETDRLIRELRAAGHPAVVSGAGPSILVLASDPSARLEAIRLVEGAAETAWQPLPLAVDFLGATVTPAAD
- a CDS encoding homoserine dehydrogenase — translated: MIEYRSIRVGLLGAGSVGSQVARLLLEHGDELAQRIGARIELVGIAVRDVDAKRDVELPRELLTTDADALILGSDIVIELMGGLEPARTLVLQAIASGADVVTGNKALLATHGPELFAAAEQVGAQLSYEAAVGGAIPILRPLRESLAGDRVERILGIVNGTTNFILDRMDTTGASLEDALATATELGYAEADPTADIGGYDAAQKAAILASIAFHTNVPVEAVHREGITEVSAAQVDSARRAGFVVKLLAICERLVDAETGEEGVSARVYPALVPREHPLASVRGANNAVFVEASAAGPLMFYGAGAGGVQTASAVLGDLVAIARRHVIGGPGMAESTHAELPMFDIGRITTRYAITLEVVDEPGVLERIARVFSEHGVSVEQLQQTVSGGSERATLVIGTHEATESALAETVTSLAENPVVASVASVLRVEGAL
- the rho gene encoding transcription termination factor Rho, yielding MTNAPDHAEQSAANRTRLSALKVAELQELASSLGISGASKRRKGDLVDLIVEHQASETSPEADAPAAPEAPAEQAPAAAEQAPAAAEQAPAAEQAPAEAPAETVVEAAPTEAPAASARTRQGRQPRRATSATTAAAQHANAGASGVELVPAASVADTDEAREAARAAVREELAAATGEAGRTTQADGEAEQPAEQPRQGRSRNRGRRGGERDRAERATGDEQKDADTQGRPNGNGQQGGNAGKADARKGDEQQQGGRQQRERQGADADAKQGENRQQQGQQNRGGGAVDPLDADGGRRNRYRDRKRRGQAGGDELEPEINDDDVLVPIAGILDVLDNYAFVRTTGYLPGPSDVYVSLGQVKKYNLRKGDAVVGSIKQPRDGESNSRQKYNALVKVDSVNGQTIEESGARVEFQKLTPLYPQERLRLETEPTKLTQRIIDLVAPIGKGQRGLIVAPPKAGKTIVLQQIANAISINNPEVHLMVVLVDERPEEVTDMQRTVKGEVIASTFDRPAEDHTTVAELAIERAKRLVELGHDVVVLLDSITRLGRAYNLAAPTSGRILSGGVDASALYPPKRFFGAARNIENGGSLTILATALVETGSKMDDVIFEEFKGTGNSELRLSRQLADKRIFPAVDVNASSTRREEMLLSPDEVKITWKLRRALAGLDQQPALEAVLGRLKETQSNVEFLMLMQKSMPVGANGHGASHANEHDHR